From Enterobacter pseudoroggenkampii, a single genomic window includes:
- a CDS encoding MFS transporter: protein MNISTHALHADIPRQRWLRIIPPILIACIISYMDRVNIAFAMPGGMDEELGITATMAGLAGGIFFIGYLFLQVPGGKIAVHGSGKKFIGWSLVAWAVISVLTGLVTNQYQLLVLRFLLGVAEGGMLPVVLTMISNWFPDAERGRANAIVIMFVPIAGIITAPLSGWIITALDWRWLFIIEGLMSVVVLVLWAFTVYDRPQEARWISEAEKNYLVQTLAAEQQAIAGKEVKNASLSAVLSDKTMWQLIALNFFYQTGIYGYTLWLPTILKELTHTSIGQVGMLAILPYIGAIAGMFLFSTLSDRTGKRKLFVSLPLIGFALCMFLSVALKESTWLAYAALVGCGFFLQSAAGVFWTIPARLFSAEMAGGARGVINALGNLGGFCGPYAVGVLITLYSKDAGVYCLAVSLALASLLALLLPAKCDAGAEPNPTVTPHKRAA from the coding sequence ATGAATATTTCTACTCATGCTCTACATGCGGACATTCCGCGCCAGCGCTGGCTAAGAATCATTCCTCCCATTCTTATCGCCTGCATTATTTCATATATGGACCGCGTGAATATCGCATTTGCGATGCCGGGTGGTATGGATGAAGAATTAGGTATTACCGCAACAATGGCAGGCCTGGCGGGCGGGATCTTCTTTATCGGCTATCTGTTCCTGCAGGTACCCGGCGGCAAGATTGCGGTGCACGGTAGCGGCAAGAAATTTATCGGCTGGTCACTGGTCGCCTGGGCGGTAATCTCGGTGCTTACGGGTCTCGTGACGAATCAGTACCAGCTGCTGGTGCTGCGCTTCTTACTCGGCGTGGCGGAAGGCGGGATGCTGCCCGTTGTGCTCACCATGATCAGCAACTGGTTCCCGGATGCCGAACGCGGTCGCGCCAACGCGATTGTGATCATGTTCGTGCCCATCGCCGGGATCATCACCGCCCCGCTGTCGGGCTGGATCATCACCGCGCTCGACTGGCGCTGGCTGTTCATCATTGAAGGTTTAATGTCCGTCGTTGTGCTGGTGCTGTGGGCGTTCACCGTGTACGACCGGCCGCAGGAAGCGCGCTGGATTTCAGAGGCGGAGAAAAACTATCTGGTGCAAACGCTGGCGGCGGAGCAGCAGGCCATCGCTGGCAAAGAGGTGAAAAACGCGTCACTCAGCGCAGTGCTGTCCGACAAAACCATGTGGCAACTGATCGCCCTGAACTTCTTCTATCAGACCGGGATTTACGGCTACACGCTCTGGCTGCCGACCATCCTGAAAGAGCTGACGCACACCAGCATCGGTCAGGTGGGCATGCTCGCCATCCTGCCTTACATCGGGGCCATTGCGGGCATGTTCCTGTTCTCCACGCTCTCTGACCGCACCGGCAAGCGCAAGCTGTTTGTCTCCCTGCCGTTGATTGGCTTCGCGCTCTGCATGTTCCTTTCCGTGGCGCTGAAGGAGAGTACCTGGCTGGCCTATGCCGCACTGGTGGGCTGCGGGTTCTTCCTGCAATCCGCCGCGGGCGTGTTCTGGACCATTCCGGCGCGACTGTTCAGCGCTGAGATGGCGGGCGGCGCGCGAGGCGTGATCAACGCCCTGGGCAACCTCGGTGGCTTCTGTGGCCCATATGCGGTTGGGGTGCTTATCACCCTGTACAGCAAAGATGCGGGCGTTTACTGCCTGGCCGTTTCTCTGGCGCTGGCGTCGCTGCTGGCTCTGCTGTTACCGGCGAAATGCGATGCCGGCGCAGAGCCCAATCCCACGGTGACTCCACATAAACGTGCGGCCTGA
- a CDS encoding AraC family transcriptional regulator, with amino-acid sequence MLELSIALPIKVQNGGLFISRGVGRHPARKLTSWEIIFVEKGTLTIQEESTLFEVKAGESLLLWPDRRHVGVGDFPADLKFYWLHFEVEHHPHRLPNLAIEQHCRVRDAQYVISLFRQFLSEQEKLQRSVALEIILLLILQQISISSGYEDNADEAGAAMAWKAKQLIRTQFHLPLSTSQLAKALHCNADYLGRVFRRTFHLTLTEAIHRQRVRAAEKLLLDGSASLTEVATRCGFNDVGYFRQIFSKHTGLTPAVWKRRYCKEHINSG; translated from the coding sequence ATGCTTGAATTATCCATAGCGCTTCCGATTAAGGTCCAAAATGGCGGGTTATTTATCTCCCGGGGCGTGGGCCGCCACCCTGCGCGAAAATTAACGTCGTGGGAGATTATTTTTGTCGAAAAAGGGACATTAACGATCCAGGAAGAAAGCACGTTATTTGAGGTAAAAGCAGGAGAGAGTTTGCTGCTTTGGCCAGACCGACGCCATGTGGGCGTGGGCGACTTTCCGGCCGATCTTAAATTTTACTGGCTGCATTTTGAGGTTGAGCATCATCCGCACCGGTTGCCCAATCTGGCAATCGAACAACACTGCCGCGTGAGGGATGCACAGTATGTAATTTCTCTTTTTCGCCAGTTCCTGAGCGAGCAGGAGAAATTACAGCGAAGCGTGGCGCTGGAAATCATTTTATTACTGATTTTGCAGCAAATTTCTATTTCATCAGGCTATGAAGATAACGCAGATGAAGCCGGTGCGGCAATGGCGTGGAAGGCGAAACAGCTTATTCGCACGCAGTTTCATTTACCGCTTTCTACCTCGCAGCTGGCAAAAGCGTTGCACTGCAATGCCGATTATCTCGGGCGCGTATTTCGCAGGACGTTCCATTTAACCCTGACGGAGGCGATACATCGCCAGCGCGTCAGGGCGGCGGAAAAGCTGTTGCTGGATGGTTCTGCCTCGCTTACCGAAGTGGCAACCCGCTGCGGCTTTAATGACGTGGGCTATTTCCGGCAAATCTTTTCGAAGCATACCGGGCTAACACCCGCCGTCTGGAAACGGCGGTACTGTAAAGAGCATATCAATTCCGGCTGA
- a CDS encoding L-ribulose-5-phosphate 3-epimerase has translation MRQHPLGIYEKALPKDLSWPERLVLAKSCGFDFVEMSVDETDERLSRLDWRTAQRASLVEAMLETGVSIPSMCLSAHRRFPFGSRDETVRLRAREIMTKAIRLARDLGIRTIQLAGYDVYYEEHDEGTQQRFADGLAWAVEQAAAAQVMLAVEIMDTAFMNSISKWKKWDDMLASPWFSVYPDVGNLSAWGNDVTAELTLGIDRIAAIHLKDTQPVTAQSPGQFRDVPFGEGCVDFVGVFNTLNQLNYRGAFLIEMWTEKAKEPVLEIIQARRWIEARMQEGGMTC, from the coding sequence ATGCGTCAGCATCCGTTAGGGATTTACGAAAAAGCGCTGCCAAAAGATCTCTCCTGGCCCGAGCGGCTGGTACTGGCGAAAAGCTGCGGGTTCGATTTTGTCGAGATGTCGGTCGATGAAACCGACGAGCGATTATCGCGCCTCGACTGGCGCACCGCGCAGCGCGCCTCTCTGGTTGAAGCGATGCTGGAAACCGGGGTGTCTATCCCGTCCATGTGCCTGTCTGCCCACCGTCGCTTCCCGTTTGGCAGCCGCGATGAAACCGTGCGCCTACGCGCCCGCGAAATCATGACCAAAGCCATCAGGCTGGCGCGTGACTTAGGCATTCGCACCATCCAGCTTGCGGGTTATGACGTGTACTACGAAGAGCACGACGAAGGCACGCAGCAGCGCTTTGCCGACGGGCTGGCGTGGGCGGTAGAGCAGGCCGCCGCCGCGCAGGTGATGCTGGCGGTGGAAATCATGGATACCGCGTTTATGAACTCCATCAGCAAATGGAAAAAGTGGGACGACATGCTTGCCTCACCGTGGTTCAGCGTTTATCCGGACGTTGGCAACCTGAGCGCGTGGGGCAACGACGTCACCGCCGAGCTGACGCTGGGCATTGACCGCATTGCGGCTATTCACCTAAAAGACACCCAGCCCGTCACCGCGCAAAGCCCCGGGCAGTTCCGCGACGTGCCGTTTGGCGAGGGCTGCGTCGATTTTGTCGGCGTGTTTAACACGCTGAATCAACTGAACTATCGCGGCGCGTTTCTGATTGAGATGTGGACTGAAAAAGCAAAAGAGCCGGTGCTGGAGATTATCCAGGCGCGCCGCTGGATTGAAGCCCGTATGCAGGAAGGAGGCATGACATGCTAG
- the araD gene encoding L-ribulose-5-phosphate 4-epimerase has translation MLDELKAEVLAANLALPAHQLVTFTWGNVSAVDRESGMMVIKPSGVEYDVMTAEDMVVVNIATGEVVEGNKKPSSDTPTHLALYRRYPEIGGIVHTHSRHATIWSQAGQDLPAWGTTHADYFYGAIPCTRLMTAAEIAGEYEYQTGEVIIKTFEERDLSPMQIPAVLVHSHGPFAWGKDAADAVHNAVVLEECAYMGLFSRQLAPQLPVMQQELLDKHYLRKHGVNAYYGQ, from the coding sequence ATGCTAGACGAACTCAAAGCCGAGGTACTGGCAGCAAACCTGGCGTTGCCCGCCCACCAGCTGGTGACGTTCACCTGGGGCAACGTCAGCGCGGTTGACCGTGAAAGCGGCATGATGGTGATTAAGCCCTCCGGCGTGGAGTACGACGTGATGACGGCGGAGGATATGGTGGTGGTGAATATCGCTACCGGCGAAGTGGTCGAGGGAAATAAAAAACCCTCTTCAGACACGCCCACCCATCTTGCGCTGTACCGTCGTTATCCGGAGATTGGCGGCATCGTGCATACCCACTCCCGCCACGCCACCATCTGGTCACAGGCGGGACAGGATTTACCCGCCTGGGGCACAACGCACGCGGACTATTTCTACGGGGCGATCCCCTGCACGCGCCTGATGACCGCGGCAGAGATTGCCGGAGAATACGAATATCAGACGGGTGAAGTGATCATCAAAACCTTCGAGGAGCGCGATCTCAGCCCGATGCAGATCCCGGCGGTGCTGGTCCACTCCCACGGCCCGTTCGCCTGGGGTAAAGACGCTGCCGATGCGGTCCACAATGCCGTCGTGCTGGAAGAGTGCGCCTATATGGGCCTGTTCTCTCGCCAGCTCGCGCCACAGCTTCCGGTTATGCAACAGGAGTTGCTCGACAAGCATTATCTGCGCAAGCACGGGGTGAATGCCTATTACGGCCAGTGA
- a CDS encoding YhcH/YjgK/YiaL family protein codes for MIFGHISQPNPCRLPQGIEKALNFLRTTDFTTLAPGVVEIEGRNIFAQVLDLTTKEPHENRPEVHRRYLDIQFLAWGEEKIGIAIDTGNNEISESLLEQRDIIFYHDSENESFIEMIPGSYALFFPQDVHRPACIKNKETAIRKIVVKVAISELD; via the coding sequence ATGATATTCGGACATATTTCCCAGCCAAATCCGTGTCGCCTGCCACAGGGGATTGAAAAAGCGCTTAATTTTCTGCGCACGACGGATTTCACCACCCTGGCGCCAGGCGTAGTAGAAATTGAAGGTCGCAACATTTTTGCTCAGGTTCTCGACCTGACGACAAAGGAACCGCACGAGAACCGCCCGGAAGTACACCGCCGCTATCTGGATATTCAGTTTTTGGCGTGGGGTGAAGAGAAAATCGGTATCGCTATTGATACCGGCAATAACGAAATAAGCGAATCACTGCTGGAACAGCGCGATATTATTTTTTATCACGACAGTGAAAATGAATCGTTTATCGAAATGATACCCGGCAGCTATGCCCTATTTTTCCCGCAGGATGTACACCGTCCTGCCTGTATTAAAAACAAGGAAACTGCAATTCGTAAAATTGTGGTGAAAGTGGCAATCAGCGAATTAGATTAA
- a CDS encoding FGGY-family carbohydrate kinase encodes MSEKEPFWLGIDCGGTYLKAGLYNSQGKEVCIERRSVATLSPRAGYAERDMHELWQHCHATVTALLKHSGVNGNRIKGVGISAQGKGLFLLDKQDQPLGNAILSSDRRALEIVQRWQQDGIPEKLYPHTRQTLWTGHPASLLRWVKENEPQRYQQIGSVMMAHDYLRWCLTGVKGCEESNISESNLYNMNTGKYDPQLTRWLGISEIDGALPPIVGSAEICGEITAQAATLTGLAAGTPVVGGLFDVVSTALCAGLQDEHTLNAVMGTWAVTSGIASTLRDSEPFPYVYGRYVHPQQYIVHEASPTSSGNLEWLTAQWGDMSFSEINHAVASLPKAESDVYFLPFLYGSNAGLEMTSGFYGMQALHTRAHLLQAVYEGVVFCHMTHLNRMLERFSQVQALRVTGGPTHSDVWMQMLADVSGLAIELPQVEETGCSGAALAAMVGTGVFTDFHSAQRALKHDIRVIEPDMRAHAAYQRKYHRYQLLISALQGYHARVKENNL; translated from the coding sequence ATGAGTGAAAAAGAGCCCTTCTGGCTGGGTATCGATTGTGGCGGTACTTATCTGAAAGCCGGTTTATACAACAGCCAGGGCAAGGAAGTCTGTATCGAACGTCGCTCCGTTGCCACGCTCAGCCCGCGAGCGGGCTACGCCGAGCGGGATATGCATGAGTTGTGGCAGCACTGCCATGCAACCGTCACCGCGTTGCTCAAACATTCAGGCGTAAACGGCAACCGGATTAAAGGCGTCGGCATTTCTGCTCAAGGCAAGGGACTGTTTCTGCTAGATAAACAGGACCAACCGCTGGGTAACGCCATCCTCTCCTCCGATCGCCGTGCGCTGGAGATTGTGCAGCGCTGGCAGCAGGATGGCATTCCCGAAAAACTCTACCCGCATACGCGCCAGACGCTGTGGACCGGGCACCCGGCCTCGCTTCTGCGCTGGGTCAAAGAGAATGAGCCGCAGCGCTATCAGCAGATTGGTAGCGTAATGATGGCGCACGACTATCTGCGCTGGTGCCTGACCGGCGTGAAGGGCTGCGAAGAGAGCAACATCTCCGAGTCCAATCTCTACAACATGAATACCGGGAAATACGACCCACAGCTTACGCGCTGGCTCGGTATCAGCGAGATTGACGGCGCCCTGCCGCCGATTGTCGGTTCAGCAGAAATCTGCGGGGAAATCACCGCTCAGGCAGCCACCCTTACCGGTCTCGCGGCGGGCACGCCCGTCGTGGGTGGACTGTTTGATGTGGTTTCCACCGCGCTCTGCGCCGGACTGCAGGACGAGCACACGCTGAACGCCGTGATGGGCACCTGGGCCGTCACCAGCGGTATCGCCAGTACGCTTCGCGACAGCGAACCCTTCCCGTACGTCTATGGCCGCTACGTGCATCCGCAGCAGTATATCGTTCACGAAGCCAGCCCCACCTCGTCCGGCAACCTTGAGTGGCTCACCGCACAGTGGGGTGACATGTCGTTCAGCGAGATCAACCACGCCGTCGCCAGCCTGCCGAAAGCCGAAAGCGATGTGTACTTCCTGCCGTTCCTCTACGGCAGCAACGCCGGGCTGGAGATGACCAGCGGCTTCTACGGGATGCAGGCGCTACACACCCGCGCGCACCTGCTACAGGCGGTTTATGAGGGCGTGGTGTTCTGCCACATGACCCACCTCAACCGCATGCTTGAGCGCTTTTCTCAGGTGCAGGCGCTGCGCGTGACGGGTGGCCCGACCCATTCGGACGTGTGGATGCAAATGCTCGCGGACGTCAGCGGGCTGGCGATTGAGCTGCCGCAGGTGGAAGAGACAGGCTGCTCCGGCGCGGCGCTGGCGGCGATGGTGGGCACCGGTGTGTTCACCGACTTCCACTCAGCGCAGCGCGCGCTCAAACATGACATCCGGGTCATCGAGCCCGACATGCGCGCCCATGCGGCCTATCAGCGCAAATATCACCGCTATCAGCTACTGATTTCAGCACTACAGGGCTATCACGCCCGAGTTAAGGAGAACAACCTATGA
- the yiaK gene encoding 3-dehydro-L-gulonate 2-dehydrogenase: MKVTFEELKAAFNRVLLDRGVKAETADACADMFARTTESGVYSHGVNRFPRFIQQLDAGDIIPDAQPKWVMTLGAIEQWDAQRSIGNLTAKKMMDRATELASDHGIGLVALRNANHWMRGGSYGWQAAEKGYIGICWTNSIAVMPAWGSKECCIGTNPLIVAIPSNPITMVDMSMSMFSYGMLEVNRLAGRELPVDGGFDDEGNLTREPGVIEKNRRILPMGYWKGSGLSIVLDMIATLLSNGASVAEVTQDNSDEYGVSQIFIAIEVDRLIDGPTRDAKLQRIMDFVTTAQRSDENVAVRLPGHEFTRLLEENRRDGITIDDSVWAKIQSL, from the coding sequence ATGAAAGTGACCTTCGAAGAGTTGAAAGCGGCGTTTAATCGGGTTCTGCTCGATCGCGGCGTGAAAGCGGAAACCGCAGACGCCTGCGCCGACATGTTCGCTCGCACCACGGAGTCCGGCGTTTATTCGCACGGCGTTAACCGTTTTCCGCGTTTCATTCAGCAGCTTGATGCAGGCGATATCATTCCCGACGCTCAGCCCAAATGGGTGATGACATTAGGCGCCATCGAACAGTGGGATGCCCAGCGCTCTATCGGCAACCTGACGGCGAAAAAGATGATGGATCGCGCCACCGAGCTGGCGTCCGATCACGGCATTGGTCTGGTGGCACTGCGTAACGCGAACCACTGGATGCGCGGCGGCAGCTACGGCTGGCAGGCGGCGGAGAAGGGCTATATCGGCATTTGCTGGACCAACTCGATTGCCGTGATGCCCGCGTGGGGATCAAAAGAATGCTGCATCGGCACCAATCCGCTGATCGTGGCTATTCCCTCTAACCCGATCACCATGGTCGACATGTCGATGTCAATGTTCTCCTACGGCATGCTGGAGGTGAATCGCCTGGCCGGGCGCGAGCTGCCGGTCGACGGCGGCTTTGACGACGAAGGTAACCTCACCCGAGAGCCGGGCGTGATCGAGAAAAACCGCCGCATTCTGCCCATGGGCTATTGGAAAGGGTCCGGCTTATCCATCGTGCTCGACATGATCGCCACCCTGCTCTCCAACGGAGCTTCCGTCGCGGAAGTGACCCAGGACAACAGCGACGAGTATGGCGTATCGCAGATCTTTATCGCCATCGAGGTGGATCGCCTGATCGACGGTCCAACCCGCGATGCCAAACTGCAGCGCATTATGGACTTCGTTACCACCGCGCAGCGGTCAGATGAAAACGTTGCCGTCCGCCTTCCGGGGCATGAATTCACGCGCCTGCTGGAAGAGAACCGCCGCGACGGCATCACCATCGACGACAGCGTGTGGGCGAAAATCCAGTCTCTGTAA
- a CDS encoding DUF4862 family protein has product MTNTGFIIGAYPCAPSFHQKGEQEEQTFWRELSDTPNIRGLEQPCLENLHPLGDEWLFRHTPGDWQIVVTAVMETMRRRGINSAFGLASADETQRKACVDFYRHLHQKVNAVNARYPGKVIALEMQAAPQAGNVSVEQATEAFSRSIREITGWDWGCDLVLEHCDAMNGPAPRKGFLPLEQVLEVVKETDISVCINWARSAIEGRNTTLPLDHVQAALNAGKLGALMFSGTTTHGEYGEWQDLHAPFSSFCADSLMTTEHAKSLFTAASAATLKFSGIKLLEINANADVSHRIAILRDGISAMNKATQ; this is encoded by the coding sequence ATGACCAACACCGGTTTTATTATTGGTGCGTACCCCTGCGCACCCTCGTTTCACCAGAAAGGGGAACAAGAAGAACAAACCTTCTGGCGGGAACTTTCCGACACGCCGAATATTCGCGGGCTGGAACAGCCGTGCCTTGAAAATCTTCATCCTCTTGGCGACGAATGGCTGTTCCGCCATACGCCGGGTGACTGGCAAATTGTGGTCACGGCAGTGATGGAAACCATGCGTCGTCGCGGTATCAACAGCGCATTTGGCCTGGCGTCAGCCGACGAAACGCAGCGTAAAGCATGTGTAGACTTTTACCGGCATCTGCACCAGAAAGTTAACGCCGTGAACGCCCGTTATCCGGGCAAAGTGATAGCCCTGGAAATGCAGGCAGCCCCGCAGGCGGGCAATGTTTCCGTCGAACAGGCCACCGAGGCGTTTTCCCGCTCCATCCGTGAAATTACAGGCTGGGACTGGGGCTGCGATCTGGTGCTGGAACACTGCGATGCCATGAACGGCCCGGCACCGCGCAAGGGTTTCCTGCCCTTAGAGCAGGTGCTGGAGGTGGTGAAAGAGACGGATATCAGCGTCTGCATCAACTGGGCGCGGTCGGCCATCGAAGGCCGTAACACCACCCTTCCGCTTGACCATGTTCAGGCCGCGCTCAATGCCGGGAAACTGGGTGCATTGATGTTTTCGGGCACGACCACCCACGGGGAGTACGGAGAATGGCAGGATCTGCACGCGCCGTTTTCCTCATTCTGTGCCGACAGTTTGATGACAACTGAACACGCAAAATCACTCTTTACTGCGGCGAGCGCCGCAACGTTGAAATTCTCCGGTATTAAATTACTGGAAATAAATGCTAATGCTGATGTCAGCCATCGCATCGCCATTTTACGCGACGGTATCAGCGCAATGAATAAAGCAACGCAATAA
- the yiaJ gene encoding IclR family transcriptional regulator YiaJ yields the protein MSMKESEMTQEKERPAGSQSLFRGLMLIEILSNYPNGCPLAHLSELAGLNKSTVHRLLQGLQSCGYVTPAPAAGSYRLTTKFIAVGQKALSSLNIIHVAAPHLEALNIATGETVNFSSREDDHAILIYKLEPTTGMLRTRAYIGQHMPLYCSAMGKIYMAFGHQDYVASYWESHQEQIQPLTRNTITELSAMYDELAEIRDRSMAMDKEENELGVSCIAVPVFDIHGRVPYAISISLSTSRMKQVGEKNLLKPLRETAEAISKELGFNVREA from the coding sequence ATGAGCATGAAAGAGAGCGAAATGACGCAAGAGAAAGAGAGGCCAGCAGGCAGCCAGAGCTTGTTTCGCGGCCTGATGCTGATTGAGATCCTCAGCAACTATCCGAACGGGTGTCCACTTGCGCATTTATCGGAACTGGCGGGGCTGAATAAAAGCACCGTGCACCGCTTGCTGCAGGGGCTACAGTCGTGCGGGTACGTGACCCCGGCACCCGCGGCGGGCAGCTATCGCCTGACCACCAAATTTATCGCCGTCGGGCAAAAGGCGCTGTCGTCGCTGAATATCATTCACGTGGCCGCTCCGCACCTCGAAGCGCTGAACATTGCGACCGGCGAGACGGTGAACTTCTCCAGCCGGGAAGATGACCACGCGATCCTGATTTACAAGCTCGAACCGACAACCGGTATGCTGCGCACGCGCGCCTATATCGGCCAGCATATGCCGCTCTACTGCTCCGCAATGGGCAAGATCTACATGGCGTTTGGTCATCAGGATTACGTGGCGAGCTACTGGGAGAGCCATCAGGAACAGATCCAACCTTTGACGCGCAACACCATCACTGAGCTGAGCGCGATGTATGATGAGCTGGCGGAAATTCGCGATCGCAGCATGGCGATGGACAAAGAAGAGAACGAGCTGGGCGTTTCCTGCATTGCCGTGCCGGTATTTGATATCCACGGCCGCGTCCCGTATGCGATCTCGATCTCGCTGTCGACGTCGCGCATGAAGCAGGTGGGTGAGAAGAACTTGCTCAAGCCGCTGCGCGAAACGGCAGAGGCTATCTCAAAAGAGCTGGGTTTTAACGTGCGCGAGGCGTAA
- a CDS encoding MFS transporter, with product MTSTPITESDVTQGATDSHLSVREKIGYGLGDAGGTVITCLIMNFLTFFYTDVFGLTPALVGTLFIALRVFDAISDPVMGIIADRTQSRWGRFRPWQLWVAFPIGVIGVLTFTVPEASMGVKIAWAFGTYLLLSVGYTAINVPYCALINTMTTRHNEVISCQSWRFVLCGVAGFLVSVGLPWLVAELGQGDAAKGYQLGVGVLCAIAVVMFLCCFFWVRERVPLALMGKFTLREHLAGLRKNDQLLLMLVMSFLLINVFNIRGGGYMYFITYVLQGSTAYTSLFFTMVTFAAILGAVIVSPLSRRIDTVKLYYYTNLALAALAVGMWFLPGGPAHQTLWLIVILSNGVILGFTLPLHFSLMAFADDYGEWKTGVRSSGMNFAFNLFFIKLAWASSAGIISLVFIAVAYQPGAGNQTPASLQGITAMETLLPALFHLLLAVSIRWCRLNNPMMSRIATNLRQRHVPS from the coding sequence ATGACTTCCACACCGATTACAGAATCAGACGTGACACAAGGGGCAACAGATAGCCACTTGTCCGTGCGCGAAAAAATTGGCTACGGCCTGGGCGACGCGGGCGGGACGGTGATTACCTGCCTGATCATGAATTTTCTGACCTTTTTCTATACTGATGTCTTTGGCCTGACCCCTGCGCTCGTGGGCACGTTGTTTATTGCCTTGCGCGTATTTGACGCCATTTCCGACCCGGTAATGGGCATTATTGCCGACCGCACGCAAAGCCGCTGGGGGCGCTTTCGTCCGTGGCAGCTGTGGGTCGCCTTCCCGATCGGAGTTATCGGCGTGCTGACCTTCACCGTTCCGGAAGCCAGCATGGGCGTGAAAATCGCCTGGGCATTCGGGACCTATCTGCTGCTGTCCGTCGGCTATACCGCCATCAACGTTCCCTACTGCGCGCTGATTAACACCATGACCACCCGTCACAATGAGGTGATCTCCTGCCAGTCATGGCGCTTTGTGCTCTGCGGCGTGGCGGGGTTTTTGGTCTCCGTGGGCCTGCCGTGGCTGGTCGCGGAGTTAGGCCAGGGAGATGCCGCGAAAGGGTATCAGCTTGGCGTCGGGGTGCTGTGCGCCATCGCGGTGGTGATGTTCCTGTGCTGCTTCTTCTGGGTACGCGAGCGTGTTCCGCTGGCGCTGATGGGGAAATTTACCCTGCGCGAGCATCTGGCCGGTCTGCGTAAAAACGATCAGCTGCTGCTGATGCTGGTGATGTCATTTCTGCTGATTAACGTCTTCAACATTCGCGGCGGCGGGTATATGTACTTCATCACATATGTGCTGCAGGGCAGTACCGCCTATACCTCGCTGTTTTTCACCATGGTGACCTTTGCGGCCATTCTGGGGGCGGTCATCGTCAGCCCGCTGTCGCGCCGTATTGATACCGTCAAACTCTATTACTACACCAACCTGGCGCTCGCCGCGCTCGCGGTGGGAATGTGGTTCCTGCCTGGCGGCCCGGCGCACCAGACGCTGTGGCTAATCGTCATTTTGAGCAACGGCGTCATTCTCGGGTTTACCCTGCCGCTGCACTTCTCGCTGATGGCCTTTGCCGACGACTATGGCGAGTGGAAAACCGGGGTGCGTTCGTCGGGCATGAACTTCGCCTTCAACCTGTTTTTCATCAAGCTCGCGTGGGCCTCCAGCGCCGGGATCATCAGCCTGGTGTTTATCGCCGTGGCCTACCAGCCCGGTGCGGGCAACCAGACGCCTGCTTCGCTGCAGGGCATCACCGCCATGGAGACGCTGCTCCCCGCCCTTTTCCATCTGCTGCTGGCCGTCTCTATCCGCTGGTGCAGACTCAACAACCCTATGATGTCGCGCATTGCTACCAACCTGCGCCAGCGTCACGTACCCTCCTGA
- the ulaD gene encoding 3-keto-L-gulonate-6-phosphate decarboxylase UlaD — protein sequence MSRPLLQLALDHTSLQAAQRDVATLADHVDIVEAGTILCLTEGLNAVRALREQCPDKIIVADWKVADAGETLAEQAFGAGANWMTIICAAPLATVERGHEVALRCGGEIQMELFGNWTLDDARAWHRVGVKQAIYHRGRDAQASGQQWGEADLAKMKALSDIGLQLSITGGITPADLPLFKQINVKAFIAGRALAGAENPPQVAQAFHSHIRDIWGA from the coding sequence ATGAGCCGACCATTACTGCAGCTGGCGCTCGACCATACCTCTCTTCAGGCCGCGCAGCGTGACGTCGCGACGCTTGCCGATCACGTTGATATCGTCGAAGCGGGCACCATTTTGTGCCTGACCGAAGGGCTAAACGCCGTGCGCGCCCTGCGCGAGCAGTGTCCGGATAAAATCATCGTTGCGGACTGGAAAGTGGCCGACGCCGGAGAAACGCTGGCAGAACAGGCGTTTGGCGCGGGCGCGAACTGGATGACCATCATCTGTGCCGCCCCGCTGGCAACCGTTGAACGAGGCCACGAGGTGGCCCTGCGCTGCGGAGGTGAAATCCAGATGGAGCTCTTTGGTAACTGGACGCTGGACGACGCGCGCGCATGGCATCGCGTCGGCGTGAAACAGGCAATCTACCACCGCGGGCGCGACGCACAGGCGAGCGGTCAGCAGTGGGGCGAAGCGGATCTCGCGAAAATGAAAGCGCTCTCCGACATCGGTTTACAGCTTTCGATTACCGGCGGCATCACCCCCGCCGACCTGCCGCTGTTTAAGCAGATCAACGTTAAAGCCTTTATTGCCGGGCGCGCGCTGGCTGGAGCAGAAAATCCGCCGCAGGTGGCGCAGGCATTCCATTCGCACATTCGCGACATCTGGGGAGCGTAA